In Gimesia benthica, a single window of DNA contains:
- a CDS encoding DUF2007 domain-containing protein encodes MAHNETALTTVATVSTELEAALLIDLLAEQGITATQTGGLTAQFRAEAPGGVEVMVLQDQQAAARAIIAENEALNAQYQSAVQDAEYTTSLRKFGYWTLIIGNAVALLILLVLAI; translated from the coding sequence ATGGCTCACAACGAAACAGCACTGACCACCGTCGCGACAGTCTCCACCGAACTCGAAGCCGCCTTGCTGATCGATCTACTCGCAGAGCAGGGCATTACCGCCACACAGACCGGCGGCCTCACCGCACAATTCCGGGCCGAAGCACCGGGGGGCGTCGAAGTCATGGTGCTGCAGGATCAACAGGCTGCCGCCCGCGCAATCATCGCAGAAAACGAAGCGCTGAACGCACAGTACCAGTCAGCAGTACAGGACGCCGAGTATACCACCAGCCTCAGAAAGTTCGGTTACTGGACGCTCATCATCGGTAATGCCGTCGCGCTGCTCATTCTGCTGGTCCTGGCGATATGA